The sequence TAGCAGGAATCCATTCTTCCGTCATGCCTGAATGCAGTAATCAGGCATCTCAGTAGTGAAAAGAGGATACTGGGATTCCTGATAGAAGCATTCAGGAATGACGCTTATTTATTCGTCATTCCCGCACAGCCTCCTTCTGTCATTCCCGCAAAAACCCTTTCTGTTATGCCTGCACAAACTTCTTTCGTCATTCCTGCAAAAACCCCCTCCGTCATTCCCGCATGACACCCCCTCCGTCATTCCTGCACGTATTTAGCAGGAATCTCAGTAACTAAGGGAAAAGCAACCGAGATTCCGGCTTAAAGATTGCCGGAATGACCACTGATTAATACCTTCGAGGGCAGGCTCCCTGGTAAAAGTATCCAGGGGCAGGTTTTTCCGATAAATATATTCAGGACAGGTTGGAAAAGTTTGATTAAAGGTGTTGTTTCGGGGTTACTTTTTTCGGTGGAAACCTAATTGGAAGTCGTTTAAACTTCCCGGAAGATGCGAAGGCAAGTACTGCGATTTGGTAGAATAAAAAGGGTGCAGATGGACAACTTGGGGGGAAAGGGATGAAAACCCTGGAAGAAATAAAAACCCTGTTGATGAAACACAGGGAGGATTTAAAGACACGGTATGGTGTTCGAGAAATAGGTATTTTCGGTTCCTATGTACGGGGAAAGGCCGGGGAGGAAAGCGACCTTGATATTTTGGTTGACTTTGAAAACCCTTTGAGTTTGCTTCGTATTGTTGCCCTGGAACACGAACTTCAGGACCTTTTGGGGGTAAAGGTTGACCTTGTTCCGAAAAAGAATGTTCGCAAAGAATTGGAAAAGGAAATCCTTAACTACGTGGTTTTTTTATGAAAAGAAAAATAGTCTTCTTTTTGAGCGATATTCTTGAACATATGGAAAGAGCTGAAAAGTACTTGGCAGGATTTACCCTAGATGCTTTCTTAAACGACTCCAAAACCAGTGACGCGGTGTTACGGTGTATTGAGGTAATCGGTGAAGCGAGCAAGAACATTCCCCAGGAAGTACGGCAAAAGTACCCTTCCATTCCCTGGCGCGACATGGCTGGAATGAGGGATAAAATCATTCATGGATATTTTCAGGTAGACCTTGAAAGCGTCTGGTTAGTCGTGAGAGACGATATTCCAGTTTTAAAACCATTATTGCAAAAAGTTTTAGAAACAATAGAAAAAGAAGACACGAAGTAAAGGGAATGGAAATTGGGTTCAGGCTGTTTACAGGGATGGTCCTTGATTAATACCTTCGAGGGTGACGCCTTTTTGTTCGTCATTCCTGCAAAAACCCCCTCCGTCATTCCCGCATGAATCCCCCTCCGTCATTCCCGCAAAAACCCCCTCCGTCATTCCTGCATGACACCCCCTCCGTCATTCCTGCACGTATTTAGCGGGAATCTCAGTAACTAAGGGAAAAGCAACCGAGATTCCGGCTAAAAGATTGCCGGGGTGACGGATTAAAAAAGAACGTCATTCCTGCATGCTTTTAGCGGGAATCTCAGTAACAAAAAGTCACTGGGATTCCTGATAAAAGGGTTCAGGAATGACGTAGGGGAGAGACGTTTAGGAATGACGGTATAAATAGACCCCTGATAGAAGCGTTCGGGGGCAGGCTCCCTGATTAATAAATTCAGAGGCGAGCTGGAAGGGATATACCGCTGTTTATGTGAATCTGGATTAACTCTAAGAAAGAACCTTTTGGTGGGTTGAGGGTGTGGGAGGAGGGAACCTCCTCCCACATTTTATTCTTTCCAGAAATAGACTATGGCCATACCTTCAGGTGAGACTGGAGCACCTTTGGTGAGGGTGTATCCTGGTGAGAAGCTATAGAGTCCACTGATTACTGCCCGGGGGGTTTGGGTGATGATACTGTTTTTGGGTGTGGGGTCCATGACGCCACCTTCGCTGGTGTGTCCAGAGAAACCTACCACGTGACCCATTTCGTGGAGGTAGAGGCGGTATTCGGGTTCAAGGTAGTAGCCGTACCAGTTGCCGGCAGGGAGGATTCCAACTTTAGCTTTGTAAATGGTGTAGTTTGACCAGTAGACTACTGCATAACCCCAGGCACCGGAGTTGGCAATGCTGGAGTCGTAAACGATCTGGACCGGACTTTGAGGATTGCTGCTTACCCGAAAGACAGTTTTGCCTCCAATGATTCCGTTCCATTCGCTGAGGACCGGGGCAAGGTCGATGCCTGAGTCGGTGGTGGCGTTGTACACTTCCACTATTCCATCAGCCCAGCGGACTACTGTGTTTTTACCATAGCCGTAGGTGGTAAGGAGGCTGGTGAGGTCCGTTGGTGCTGGGGTGGGTGTAGGTGTGGGTGTGGGAGTTGGAACAGGAGTAGGTGTTGGGGCGGGGGTTGGTGTAGGTGTTGGCGTCGGGATTGGAGTGGAAGTCGGCATTGGAGCTGGAGTAGGTGTAGGTGTAGTGACCTTTTCCAGGTAAAAATTGAGAGTGGTATTTTTACTTTTGCGGATGGTGGCGATTTTGGTTTGGGCATTGTACCCGGTTAGGGTCACGGTAACGGTGACCTGTCCCACGGGGATTCCGGTGATGGTGTAACGACCCAGAGAATTAGTGATACCGGAACGATTGACTTCGACCACTTTGACCAGGGCGTTCGGTAAGCTTTTCCCAGTGGAGGCATCTTTTACGGTGCCAGATAAGGAACCGACGAGTACTCTGGCGGCTTCCTGGTTGCTTTCCACGGAAGGGACGGTTCCGATTTGGCAGCCGGCCAGAATCAATACCACGAAAATTAGAAAGAGACCAAGGTACGGGCGATGCTTTGCGAAAAAGCGGGTCTTCATGGTCCTTCTCCCCTTTTTGAGATTTGAAAGGGAAGAGAGGGTCAATAAAAAATGGGACTTGGTAACCCGGCCACCGTAGCTTTATGCTGTAGGTCCGTGGTTTTGCGTCCTTCCCTTTCGGGAAGTTTGCCCTTTCATTCCCTTTCTACTTTATATATCGGCGCAATGGAAAAATACTTTAGGGGTGGAAAATTTTTTTTTGAACTCGGGTGAAATTTTGGAAGGTAAGGCTTACCAAAAAGTGTGGTGTAGCTGACTGTAATCATCATTGATTTACCGGGTGAGGGTTTGGGTAAGGGAATTTACGCGCGGGTGGGGAGCGGGGAGATGGGGGTACTTTCGTTTTCGGTTAAAAGGTAGGATTTGCGCCAGGTGGAGGGGCTTAAACCGGTGATTTTACGGAAGACTTTGGAAAACTGCTGGGTACTGCCAAAGCCCAAACCCATGGCGACCTCTGTCACTGAGTGTTCATGGTGAAGGAGGAGACACTTACTGCGCTGGATTTTGAGAGTGGTGAGATACTGTTTGGGGCTGACGCCGACGTAGTGTTTGAAAAGTCGGCGGAAGTACTGGGGTGAAAGACCGTAAATTCTGGCGACTTCTTTAACGTGGGTGAGATTGTGGCTGTGTTCGTGCATGAAGCGGAGGGCGCTTTCGATGATCTGTTTTTGTTCGGGGGAAAGGGGGGATGAAGAGAAGGCAGTCTTACCCCGCAGGAGGAACACGATCATTTCTTCCACGATGGCCCGGCACTGGATTTCGGCGAAGGGAGGGTTGGAGGCGATTTCCCGTTGCAGTTTGTGGCAGAACTCAAGGAACACGCTCACCGAAAGCTGGGAAAGGGAAAAACGGCCAATAGGTGGGGTATTAACCAGGTGACGCAGAAAGTCATGATCGAAGGGGAGAAACTGAGCCACGACAAACTCGACCCCTTCAGGAGGTTCGGCGTAGAAATCGTGCAAGACACCGCTGGGGATGAACATCGCTTCATTTTTGTGGAAACGAAAATTTCTACCCCCGGCTTGGATGGTACAACCTCCAGATTTGACCAGACTCAGTTCGCACTGAGTATGACGATGAGGATGCATTTGCCACCCTGGGGGATAAGGAGGTTCGAGGATGACAGTGTACATGGAAACTCCGCGTTCAGTAGAGAAAGAAGACGACCTTTCTAAAGCACCCATAGCGATTTGACGACCTTCTTTTTGACCATAATTATACCATATGAACTGGTTCTTTTTTGACACCTAAAAGAGCGAAAAGTTATCGCCCGGAAAGGAAGAGCATACTATGATACTTTTTAAGGCGACTCAAGGAGCGCTTTTTGAGTTGGAAATTCTATTTGGAAGGGAGGAAAATGACATGAAAAGGTTCACTCTGGTATTGGTGGTGGTGTTGGCGGTGTTGATGCTGGGGAATGTCACGCTTTGGGCTAAAAAGCTAACCTATGGGTATGTGACACCTGGTCCTGATACCTGGTACCGTAAAGATGTGGAAGGATTCCAGTATGCGGCGAGTTTGGCTGGGGTGGATGTGGTGGTGCTGAATTCTGACTACGATACCGAAAAAGAAATCGCCAACATCCAGACCCTGATCAATATGGGAGTCGATGGGATGTGTATTTTTTCCTTCAATCCCAATGGGGCAACCATCGCAGCCCGGGAGTGCGAACGAGCAGGGATTCCGCTGGTGGTAACCGATAACGTGGGGCAGGTGTTGAAGTCTGGGCATGATGTGGTGGCCTGCATCGATTTTGATTGGAAAGCCATGGGTGAGAACGTGGCCAACTACATTGCTGAGAATTACCCCGGAGAAAAGATTGCCGTCATCATGGGTCTTTTTGAGCATGTACCGGTGCAAATTTTCCGCCAGTCCTTTGAACCTAAAGTAGCTGAATTGGGTAAAAATGAGATCGTGGCCGTCCGCGATGGAAAGTACACGCCCACTGTGGCTGTGGACCAGGCTCAGGACCTGATTGAGTCAGGATATGATTTCTCGATTCTGTTCATTTTTAACGAAGAAATGGCGGCGGCGGTCGTCCGGATGCTCAAAGCAAGGGGGCTTCTGAATAACCCCATCAAGGTCATTAGCACAAATGGGGCTCCGTATGGGATTGAGCTCATTAAGGAAGGAAGCATTAAATACTCGATTTCCACCTCGCCCGGTTGGGAGGGATTCATTTCCTTCCTGGCGCTCCATGCTTATACTCAGGGACGGATTACTGACACTAACCAACAGATTCTTTTACCCAACACTCCGATTACGCCAGAAACCATTGACGACAAGAAAAAGGTTATTCCCTGGGACGTTGACCCGGTATGGATTGAACTCACCAAGGAATATTTCCCGCAGTACGACGGTCTGTATTAGAGGAAACTGGAGAGGGTAGAAGTACTTCTACCCTCTCCGAAGTGAGGTTTTGGCGATGAGCGACGAAGATACCATTGTTTCCCTTAAAGACGTGACCAAAATTTATGGTCATCATAAGGCGTTGGATGGGGTTTCTTTTGACCTGCGCCGGGGAGAGGTGCATTGTTTGGTGGGTGAAAATGGGGCTGGAAAGTCGACCCTGATCAAAATCCTTTCTGGCGCTATCGCCCCAGACCGGGGAGAAATCTGCATTGCTGGGCAGTGTTTTCGTTTCCTTACTCCCCGACAGTCCATCGAGCTTGGGGTGTCCACGGTGTACCAGGATGCAGAACTAGTGGATTCCCTGACGGTAGCGGACAACATTTTTCTGGGTAACGAACAATCGGCGCGTCTTTCCTTTGTGGTGGATAAAAAGGTACAGCTGGAGAAGGCTCGAGAAATCATCGCCACCCTCCATTTACCCTTGGTACCATCGGCACCGGTCGAGGAACTGTCGGCTTCCCAGCGACAGATGCTGCAGATTACCAAAGCCCTTTATCGCGAAGCGCGCATTATCATCATGGATGAACCTACCAGTTCCTTGGGGTTAGAAGAAAAAGAAGCGCTGATACGGATTATCCGGACCCTGCGGGAGCGGGGCATTGGGATCATCTATATCTCCCACTATCTGGAAGAAATTTTCGAAATCGGGGATCGGGTGACCATCCTCAAAGATGGGTCAAGTATGGGAACCTACCGTATAGAGGAAGTAACCCTTGAAGAAGTGGTCCGCAAAATGGTGGGGCGGGACGCTTCGGCTTTCTTTCATCGTCGAAAGGTTCCGCTGGGCGAAGTGCAATTTGAAGTCCGGGACCTTACCAGAAGAGGGCTGGTAGAGAACGTCAGTTTCGGTGTCCGGGAGGGCGAAATCTTTGGCATTGGAGGTCTGGTTGGTTCGGGACGCAGTGAGCTCGTGAACCTCATTTTTGGGTCGATACCCCTTGAGCGTGGCGAGGTGAGGTTACGGGGTAAAAAATGTCTCATCCGTTCGCCGAAAGAGGCAATTCATCACGGCATTGCCCTCATCCCTGAGGAACGTCGGAAGCTGGCCATGCTTTTGGGAAGGAACCTGGTGGAAAATGCATCCCTGGTGCACAATGACCTCTTTCGGGGGATGGTGGTACGGCACCGGGAAGAGGTAGCGCTCACGAGAGGCATCATTCAGAAGCTGGCTGTGGCAACGCAGTCGGAGTCACAGCTTATTGAAGAACTCTCGGGTGGGAATCAACAGAAAATGGTTATCGGCCGTTGGCTTCCAGATCCCTATTCGGTGTACATCTTTGACGAACCCACCAAGGGTGTGGATATCGGTGCCAAGGAACGAATTTACGAATTGATGGTGGAACTGGCTGAACAAGGGAAAAGCATCATCATGATTTCTTCCAGCATGCCGGAACTCCTTTCAATGAGTGACCGTATTGGAGTGATGCGTGGTGGGCGCATGGTGGACATCGTGGAAAGCCGGAATGTGACCGAAGAAGACCTCATTCGGGCTTTCATCGGAGTATAGATGGATACGGAGTGTGAGGATTGATGGTGAACAATCGCGTACGGGAGCGTAGTGCCCTTCTTCGTAATCAGTGGTTTTTCCTTCTGGTGGTCGAAATCGGTCTGGCGGTGGTGACCGGAATTGTCAATCCACGATTTTTCACTACTAGTAACTTCATGAATATCTTAGAACAGGTGGCGGTTTTGGGGATTGTTTCTTCCGGTATGACCATGCTCATCATTTCTGGAGAAATTGATATCTCTGTGGGAGCCA comes from Atribacterota bacterium and encodes:
- a CDS encoding nucleotidyltransferase family protein; the protein is MKTLEEIKTLLMKHREDLKTRYGVREIGIFGSYVRGKAGEESDLDILVDFENPLSLLRIVALEHELQDLLGVKVDLVPKKNVRKELEKEILNYVVFL
- a CDS encoding DUF86 domain-containing protein; amino-acid sequence: MKRKIVFFLSDILEHMERAEKYLAGFTLDAFLNDSKTSDAVLRCIEVIGEASKNIPQEVRQKYPSIPWRDMAGMRDKIIHGYFQVDLESVWLVVRDDIPVLKPLLQKVLETIEKEDTK
- a CDS encoding carboxypeptidase regulatory-like domain-containing protein yields the protein MKTRFFAKHRPYLGLFLIFVVLILAGCQIGTVPSVESNQEAARVLVGSLSGTVKDASTGKSLPNALVKVVEVNRSGITNSLGRYTITGIPVGQVTVTVTLTGYNAQTKIATIRKSKNTTLNFYLEKVTTPTPTPAPMPTSTPIPTPTPTPTPAPTPTPVPTPTPTPTPTPAPTDLTSLLTTYGYGKNTVVRWADGIVEVYNATTDSGIDLAPVLSEWNGIIGGKTVFRVSSNPQSPVQIVYDSSIANSGAWGYAVVYWSNYTIYKAKVGILPAGNWYGYYLEPEYRLYLHEMGHVVGFSGHTSEGGVMDPTPKNSIITQTPRAVISGLYSFSPGYTLTKGAPVSPEGMAIVYFWKE
- a CDS encoding AraC family transcriptional regulator; this encodes MYTVILEPPYPPGWQMHPHRHTQCELSLVKSGGCTIQAGGRNFRFHKNEAMFIPSGVLHDFYAEPPEGVEFVVAQFLPFDHDFLRHLVNTPPIGRFSLSQLSVSVFLEFCHKLQREIASNPPFAEIQCRAIVEEMIVFLLRGKTAFSSSPLSPEQKQIIESALRFMHEHSHNLTHVKEVARIYGLSPQYFRRLFKHYVGVSPKQYLTTLKIQRSKCLLLHHEHSVTEVAMGLGFGSTQQFSKVFRKITGLSPSTWRKSYLLTENESTPISPLPTRA
- a CDS encoding sugar ABC transporter substrate-binding protein, with product MKRFTLVLVVVLAVLMLGNVTLWAKKLTYGYVTPGPDTWYRKDVEGFQYAASLAGVDVVVLNSDYDTEKEIANIQTLINMGVDGMCIFSFNPNGATIAARECERAGIPLVVTDNVGQVLKSGHDVVACIDFDWKAMGENVANYIAENYPGEKIAVIMGLFEHVPVQIFRQSFEPKVAELGKNEIVAVRDGKYTPTVAVDQAQDLIESGYDFSILFIFNEEMAAAVVRMLKARGLLNNPIKVISTNGAPYGIELIKEGSIKYSISTSPGWEGFISFLALHAYTQGRITDTNQQILLPNTPITPETIDDKKKVIPWDVDPVWIELTKEYFPQYDGLY
- a CDS encoding sugar ABC transporter ATP-binding protein, translating into MSDEDTIVSLKDVTKIYGHHKALDGVSFDLRRGEVHCLVGENGAGKSTLIKILSGAIAPDRGEICIAGQCFRFLTPRQSIELGVSTVYQDAELVDSLTVADNIFLGNEQSARLSFVVDKKVQLEKAREIIATLHLPLVPSAPVEELSASQRQMLQITKALYREARIIIMDEPTSSLGLEEKEALIRIIRTLRERGIGIIYISHYLEEIFEIGDRVTILKDGSSMGTYRIEEVTLEEVVRKMVGRDASAFFHRRKVPLGEVQFEVRDLTRRGLVENVSFGVREGEIFGIGGLVGSGRSELVNLIFGSIPLERGEVRLRGKKCLIRSPKEAIHHGIALIPEERRKLAMLLGRNLVENASLVHNDLFRGMVVRHREEVALTRGIIQKLAVATQSESQLIEELSGGNQQKMVIGRWLPDPYSVYIFDEPTKGVDIGAKERIYELMVELAEQGKSIIMISSSMPELLSMSDRIGVMRGGRMVDIVESRNVTEEDLIRAFIGV